One part of the Ignisphaera cupida genome encodes these proteins:
- a CDS encoding alpha-mannosidase gives MSRRYDLRIAERRAFDLLASSIANYIELDEWFYANEGIRIQLPFAIDSTPDKIHIFRTSIEVPSTNHRWFLKFVVNGNARLRINGENYFGVDEVHTYVPITSGKHDIELIVSPRTLFGLHKWGVIFSKSYVVEVAWNVMKVALKILEILRLVEELPQDSEFRKDLQNLLLNTLRNTRINPSLKQVSIALSLLYESELQKPFMNRMDLRRPYGDYGWLAHVYGIGVLKGYLEDVPATPMNKVIEEARRIDEELSKGFEMLKNKYPKIGTIYAVGHSHIDAAWLWPRSETIEKVLRTFSTITNLLNDYRFAYVQSSAQYYQWVEELDKQLFEKIKKFVSEGKWIIVGGMWIESDTNLVEGESLARQFLYGQRYFLEKFGRIARIGWIPDSFGFSGNLPQIMRKSGVEVFVTHKVMWNDTNKFPYHTFIWRGVDGTEIPVQVLITSYNESATPASIYRYWSLYKHKDSIPFTIYSYGYGDGGGGPTREMLEYIDLANSLPMLPKVEHLVEDSYINELLKNKNAMPTWNGELYVEIHRGTYTTNIDMKNAMAEAEKAIIEMETLSTIAQIIGKYTIDKAYLDNLWKLVLFNQFHDIIPGSSIKEVYDDALNDLKHVIEESSKIISKVIDSISDKHSNKYHIAIANTLPWKVKTVVEIPKGFGIPKNVECQEDSESFKIMAETIPMGITYIELGGDSCKTSEGVRVYEYADGVVMENSYMVVKINGNGDIESIKLKENNVEILREPAKIVAHVDKPGVFDAWDVTDEFFEVRGIELKALDKPKVISKGSLEACVEVVKGFEDSKIIQRICMQKDVSYITIFCRIDWRSKGVLVKHWFKTTTKASKAIYDIPFGVIERSTKMESSWDEAKFEVPAVRWADISDDEKGLAIIAPSRHGYSAKEGDIGLSLIRSPLFPNPWSDLGIHEIIYYIYPHKGNYQVAEVPRIAQEALHKPIAKIVRGIGKEVSVLFVEPPKAIISAFKPSYDGNAYILRIYNPYREPVEITLHFNIHVNKVEETDIIELNRLVELNLTANNVKISLKPFEIKTLKIYI, from the coding sequence GTGAGTAGAAGATATGATTTGAGGATTGCTGAGAGAAGAGCTTTTGATCTATTGGCATCATCTATTGCAAATTATATTGAATTAGATGAGTGGTTTTATGCTAATGAAGGTATACGCATACAATTACCATTCGCTATTGATAGTACGCCAGACAAAATTCACATATTTAGAACTAGCATCGAAGTCCCCTCTACAAATCATAGATGGTTTCTAAAGTTTGTTGTTAATGGTAATGCTAGGCTTAGAATTAATGGAGAGAACTATTTTGGTGTTGATGAAGTACATACCTATGTTCCCATAACCTCTGGCAAACATGATATAGAGTTAATTGTTTCACCAAGAACTTTGTTTGGTTTGCATAAATGGGGGGTAATATTTTCAAAATCATATGTAGTTGAAGTTGCATGGAATGTTATGAAAGTGGCTTTGAAAATTCTTGAGATTCTAAGATTAGTTGAGGAGCTTCCTCAAGATTCTGAGTTTCGTAAAGATTTGCAAAATCTTTTGTTAAATACATTGCGAAATACTAGAATTAATCCATCTCTTAAACAAGTATCTATAGCTTTATCGCTTCTCTATGAATCTGAATTGCAAAAGCCGTTTATGAATAGAATGGATTTGAGAAGACCCTATGGCGACTATGGATGGCTAGCTCATGTTTATGGCATAGGTGTTTTAAAGGGGTATTTGGAGGATGTACCTGCAACACCTATGAATAAAGTTATTGAGGAGGCTAGGAGAATAGATGAAGAACTTAGCAAAGGTTTTGAAATGCTAAAGAATAAGTATCCTAAGATTGGCACGATATATGCTGTTGGCCATAGCCATATTGATGCTGCATGGCTTTGGCCAAGAAGTGAAACAATTGAAAAGGTTTTAAGAACATTCTCAACTATTACAAATCTTCTCAATGACTATAGATTTGCATATGTTCAAAGCTCTGCTCAGTACTATCAATGGGTTGAAGAATTAGATAAGCAATTGTTTGAAAAAATAAAGAAATTTGTTAGTGAGGGTAAGTGGATTATTGTTGGTGGTATGTGGATCGAAAGTGACACAAATTTGGTTGAGGGAGAATCATTAGCTAGACAGTTTCTCTATGGGCAAAGATACTTTTTAGAGAAGTTTGGTAGAATTGCTAGAATTGGTTGGATACCAGATAGCTTTGGTTTTTCAGGTAATTTACCACAGATTATGAGAAAAAGTGGTGTAGAGGTTTTTGTAACTCACAAGGTTATGTGGAATGATACAAACAAGTTTCCTTACCACACCTTTATCTGGAGAGGGGTGGACGGAACAGAAATACCTGTACAAGTGCTTATAACAAGCTATAACGAATCTGCAACACCAGCTTCTATCTATAGATACTGGTCTCTCTATAAGCATAAGGACTCCATACCTTTTACTATTTATTCCTATGGTTATGGAGATGGTGGAGGAGGTCCAACAAGAGAAATGCTAGAGTATATAGACCTAGCAAACTCTCTACCAATGTTGCCAAAGGTTGAACATCTTGTAGAAGATTCGTATATAAACGAACTTCTGAAGAACAAAAATGCTATGCCTACATGGAATGGAGAATTATATGTGGAAATTCATAGAGGCACTTACACAACAAATATAGATATGAAGAATGCTATGGCTGAAGCAGAAAAAGCTATCATAGAGATGGAAACTTTATCAACAATAGCACAAATTATAGGTAAGTATACTATTGATAAAGCATATCTTGATAATTTATGGAAATTAGTGTTGTTTAATCAATTCCATGACATAATACCTGGCTCCTCAATTAAGGAGGTATATGACGATGCTTTAAATGATTTAAAACATGTTATTGAAGAATCTAGCAAAATTATTTCAAAAGTCATTGATTCAATATCCGATAAACACTCCAATAAATACCACATTGCCATAGCCAACACTCTTCCATGGAAAGTAAAAACTGTTGTTGAAATTCCTAAGGGATTTGGAATTCCAAAGAATGTTGAATGTCAAGAAGATAGTGAGAGTTTCAAAATCATGGCTGAAACCATTCCAATGGGTATAACATATATTGAGCTTGGGGGTGACAGTTGTAAGACCTCTGAGGGTGTTAGGGTTTATGAGTATGCAGATGGGGTTGTTATGGAGAATAGTTATATGGTTGTTAAGATTAATGGAAATGGGGATATAGAGTCTATAAAGCTTAAGGAAAACAATGTGGAGATTCTTCGTGAACCAGCTAAAATAGTTGCTCATGTGGATAAACCTGGAGTATTTGACGCTTGGGATGTGACTGATGAGTTTTTCGAAGTGAGAGGTATCGAGCTAAAAGCTTTGGACAAGCCCAAAGTAATTTCAAAAGGTTCTTTAGAGGCTTGTGTAGAGGTTGTGAAAGGGTTTGAGGATTCTAAAATTATTCAGAGAATTTGTATGCAAAAAGATGTGAGTTATATCACAATATTTTGTAGAATTGATTGGAGAAGCAAAGGTGTTTTAGTAAAACACTGGTTCAAAACAACAACAAAAGCATCGAAAGCCATTTACGATATACCCTTTGGAGTTATAGAGAGATCAACTAAAATGGAGAGTAGTTGGGATGAGGCCAAATTCGAAGTACCTGCTGTTAGATGGGCAGACATATCTGATGATGAGAAAGGCCTTGCTATTATAGCGCCTTCAAGACATGGATACTCAGCAAAAGAAGGAGATATAGGGTTATCGCTAATAAGATCTCCTCTGTTTCCAAATCCATGGAGCGACCTAGGCATTCACGAAATTATCTATTACATTTATCCACACAAAGGCAATTATCAAGTAGCTGAAGTGCCTAGAATTGCTCAAGAAGCCCTGCACAAACCCATTGCAAAAATTGTTAGAGGTATAGGCAAAGAAGTTTCAGTTTTGTTTGTAGAACCTCCAAAAGCTATCATCTCAGCATTTAAACCTTCATACGATGGCAATGCCTATATCTTAAGAATATACAATCCATATAGAGAACCTGTAGAAATTACTCTTCACTTTAATATTCATGTAAATAAAGTTGAGGAAACAGATATTATAGAGTTGAATAGGCTTGTAGAACTCAACTTAACTGCAAATAATGTTAAGATATCGCTAAAGCCATTTGAGATAAAGACACTCAAAATCTACATCTAA
- a CDS encoding SIS domain-containing protein: protein MQITYKTLEDISEIPRAITSIENSTDLFESIARDLKSRCKHIYMIGCGSSYYIAMLSSFPIHKTKLMYSYATPSSEFIMYHNKLEKDCCVIAFSRSGETAETLEALKKAKELGAYTVMVSISKSEKGMSIAEKYVYVDVGIERGVVMTKSFVTLSLTGLIISMMMVSGKEVIDLLRNSLNILSEYFTNVLNAKEIYINIGKEIALKNLKRFVFLGSGPSYPIALEASLKVKETSYTSTEALYSLEFRHGPIATLGEEQVITIFNQHDNSYSYVYKLYKELRERIKGLEKTSLFIRFSSRDIDDNTIELPKIDIEEFEALSAILPIQLIAVGYATTLGVNVDAPRNLVRFVEKF, encoded by the coding sequence ATGCAAATTACATATAAAACACTTGAAGATATTTCAGAGATTCCAAGAGCCATAACATCTATTGAGAATAGCACAGATTTGTTTGAATCTATAGCAAGAGACTTGAAATCTAGATGCAAACACATATATATGATAGGCTGCGGCTCTTCTTACTACATTGCAATGCTCTCAAGTTTTCCAATACACAAAACCAAGTTGATGTATAGTTATGCTACACCTTCTTCAGAGTTTATTATGTATCATAATAAACTTGAAAAAGATTGTTGTGTCATTGCATTTTCAAGATCCGGCGAAACAGCTGAGACTTTAGAAGCTTTGAAAAAAGCTAAGGAGTTAGGTGCTTACACCGTAATGGTTTCAATAAGCAAAAGTGAGAAAGGTATGAGCATAGCTGAAAAATATGTCTATGTTGATGTAGGTATTGAAAGAGGTGTTGTTATGACAAAAAGCTTCGTGACTTTATCTCTAACAGGCTTAATAATCTCTATGATGATGGTCTCAGGTAAGGAAGTTATTGATTTATTGAGGAATTCTCTCAACATCCTCTCTGAATATTTTACAAATGTTTTGAATGCTAAGGAGATTTACATTAATATTGGCAAGGAAATAGCTCTAAAGAACTTAAAGAGATTTGTATTTTTGGGTTCAGGTCCTTCTTATCCAATAGCTCTTGAAGCTTCTCTCAAGGTAAAAGAAACATCATATACATCTACCGAGGCTCTCTACTCATTAGAGTTTAGGCATGGACCAATCGCCACTTTAGGTGAAGAGCAAGTGATTACAATATTTAATCAGCATGACAATAGCTATTCTTATGTGTATAAACTATATAAAGAGCTAAGGGAAAGGATTAAAGGACTTGAAAAAACAAGCTTATTTATTAGATTTAGTAGCAGAGACATAGATGATAATACTATAGAATTGCCGAAAATAGATATCGAGGAATTTGAGGCACTGTCCGCAATACTTCCCATACAACTCATAGCCGTGGGATATGCAACTACACTAGGAGTTAATGTTGATGCACCTAGAAACCTTGTTAGATTTGTGGAAAAATTTTAA
- a CDS encoding class II D-tagatose-bisphosphate aldolase non-catalytic subunit, with amino-acid sequence MTNFYGDYKALRDLLFLRNIQNRNFCLLGVSPISKYVVTAVLNAATNLKAPIIFIASLNQINVDGGYTGWTPKQFSEYINNYMKNLHENNTLIFLQLDHGGPWLRDEHLLKNLSYEEAVDDFLKSLNEFIKAGFSLIHIDTTIDLNKPDRNAEPDVAAYRTVELIEYSEDMAKQHGVDIGYEIGSDRWGYKSPEIIDKFIELTMSRLKSRGINIEKIVFGVADVGTEVVPYNKANLLIISTFSKIMQKHNIYLKIHSGDYLTHLEYLILENVGGINVGPMFAHTMYSTFKRIIFENLEKELANELITKLNTIIASADRLRKYLIDINKVEEYKLGLASRYIWSKNELEIFLNDVNKHLGFDIRNHLVKSLEEEVYRYFIRLGLHRII; translated from the coding sequence TTGACGAATTTTTACGGTGATTATAAAGCATTAAGAGACTTGTTGTTTCTAAGAAATATTCAAAACAGAAATTTTTGTTTATTGGGGGTTTCACCTATCTCTAAATACGTTGTTACTGCAGTACTTAATGCTGCAACTAATTTAAAGGCTCCAATAATTTTTATTGCTTCATTAAATCAAATAAATGTTGATGGTGGATATACTGGTTGGACTCCTAAACAATTTTCAGAGTACATTAACAACTATATGAAAAACTTACATGAAAATAATACATTAATATTTCTTCAACTTGATCATGGAGGGCCCTGGCTTAGAGACGAGCATTTACTCAAAAATTTATCCTATGAAGAAGCTGTAGATGATTTTCTCAAATCATTAAATGAGTTTATAAAAGCCGGTTTTAGTTTAATTCACATTGATACAACTATTGATTTAAATAAACCTGATAGAAATGCTGAACCTGATGTGGCTGCTTATAGAACTGTAGAACTTATTGAATATTCCGAAGACATGGCAAAACAACATGGTGTTGATATTGGCTATGAAATTGGAAGTGATAGATGGGGCTACAAATCACCGGAAATAATAGACAAGTTTATTGAGTTAACCATGTCAAGACTTAAATCAAGAGGTATAAACATTGAAAAGATAGTTTTTGGTGTTGCAGATGTTGGAACAGAAGTTGTTCCCTATAATAAAGCTAACCTGCTTATCATATCTACATTCTCAAAAATTATGCAGAAACACAACATCTATTTAAAGATTCATTCCGGAGATTATCTAACTCATTTGGAATACCTTATATTAGAAAATGTTGGTGGAATTAACGTAGGACCTATGTTTGCTCATACCATGTATTCCACATTTAAGAGAATAATCTTTGAAAATTTGGAAAAGGAATTAGCAAATGAGTTAATAACAAAGCTTAACACAATCATTGCTTCAGCAGATAGGCTCAGAAAATATTTAATTGATATTAACAAGGTTGAGGAGTATAAACTGGGTCTTGCATCTCGCTACATATGGTCTAAGAACGAATTGGAAATATTTTTAAATGATGTTAATAAGCACCTAGGGTTTGACATAAGAAATCATTTAGTTAAAAGTCTTGAAGAAGAGGTGTATAGATATTTTATTAGACTTGGACTACATCGAATTATTTAA
- a CDS encoding BadF/BadG/BcrA/BcrD ATPase family protein yields MKFMAIDTGKTKTIAMLFDKNLDVLCSVAGDPADITLDPDVVKGNIDKVVRKCFELSGLSFKDIDLVVFSWAGLDTKKDFDIAWSYVKELGYPIEKIVIEHDAVTAFYAVTWGEPGIAIIAGTGAIAFGMDKKGRRARSSGWGWLIGDEGSASWIALQALNAASRAYDGRDRYTSLVERIKNFFGVNDLLDIVTIVYRIKPFDIGKIAAIAVLVDEEAEKGDEIAMEIMNKAGLELALAVYNVAQKLNMVDEEIIVGGVGSVFKSKIVRKVFEENVRKMLKKAILRDPIIGYKAIIGPVIIALKRFGVEINRDVVNLIEERVNKAEKNIVTV; encoded by the coding sequence ATGAAATTTATGGCTATTGATACAGGAAAGACAAAAACTATTGCAATGCTTTTTGACAAAAATTTAGATGTTTTATGTAGTGTTGCTGGAGATCCTGCTGATATAACTCTTGATCCAGATGTTGTTAAGGGGAATATAGATAAGGTTGTGAGGAAATGTTTTGAGTTGTCTGGTCTTAGTTTTAAAGATATTGACTTAGTTGTTTTTAGTTGGGCTGGTCTCGATACTAAGAAGGATTTTGATATTGCTTGGAGTTATGTTAAAGAGCTTGGCTATCCAATTGAGAAAATTGTTATTGAGCATGACGCTGTAACAGCTTTTTATGCTGTTACATGGGGCGAGCCAGGCATTGCTATTATAGCTGGTACAGGTGCTATAGCTTTTGGTATGGATAAAAAAGGTAGAAGAGCTAGGTCAAGTGGATGGGGGTGGCTCATAGGTGATGAGGGAAGTGCTTCATGGATTGCTTTACAAGCTCTTAACGCAGCTTCAAGAGCTTATGATGGTAGAGACAGATATACCTCTCTTGTTGAAAGAATAAAAAATTTCTTTGGAGTTAACGACTTACTTGATATTGTTACAATTGTATATAGAATTAAGCCATTTGATATAGGAAAAATAGCTGCAATAGCTGTTTTAGTTGATGAGGAAGCTGAGAAGGGTGATGAAATAGCTATGGAAATAATGAATAAAGCTGGGCTGGAATTAGCCCTAGCTGTTTATAATGTTGCGCAAAAGCTTAATATGGTTGATGAGGAGATTATTGTTGGTGGTGTTGGTAGCGTGTTTAAGTCTAAGATTGTTCGAAAAGTCTTCGAAGAAAATGTTAGGAAGATGCTGAAAAAGGCTATATTGAGGGATCCGATTATAGGATACAAGGCTATTATAGGTCCTGTTATAATAGCTTTGAAGAGATTTGGTGTAGAGATAAATAGGGATGTTGTAAATCTTATTGAGGAAAGAGTTAATAAAGCAGAGAAAAATATTGTAACAGTTTAA
- a CDS encoding sugar kinase — MAFDVISLGELLVEFVRKERDGVHTTPGTYLGPYPSGAPAITIDSCARLGLKTGFIGVVGNDDFGQLLIKRLASDGVDVSKIYIDENSMTGMAFVAYRVDGSRRFVFNLKFSASAKLSPDHIEVDYVGKSKVLHISGSTIFISKSSKEACEKAVTIAKQNNVLVTLDPNLRPELASLEESREALSFFISKSDVILVGEDELLKLFDTQYLNEAIQKLFDRGPKIVVVKRGKRGSMMVTRSGDVVEASAFTVKEVDPTGAGDVYNAAFIYGYLKGWGYRDILIFANAAGAVKVMKVGPMEGPESIDEISKIIREFKV, encoded by the coding sequence ATGGCATTTGATGTTATATCACTTGGTGAGCTTCTTGTTGAGTTTGTTAGAAAGGAGAGAGATGGTGTTCATACAACACCTGGAACATACCTTGGGCCTTATCCAAGTGGGGCACCTGCAATTACTATAGATTCTTGTGCACGTCTAGGACTAAAAACAGGATTTATAGGCGTTGTTGGAAATGATGATTTTGGTCAACTTCTTATAAAGAGACTTGCTAGTGATGGTGTTGATGTATCGAAGATTTATATAGATGAAAATTCTATGACCGGAATGGCTTTTGTAGCATATAGAGTTGATGGAAGTAGAAGATTTGTATTTAACTTAAAATTTTCTGCATCTGCAAAGTTGTCACCAGACCATATAGAAGTGGATTATGTTGGTAAGTCAAAGGTTTTGCACATATCCGGTTCAACAATTTTCATAAGCAAGAGTAGTAAAGAAGCATGTGAAAAAGCTGTTACAATAGCTAAGCAAAACAATGTTTTGGTCACACTTGATCCAAATCTAAGACCTGAACTTGCATCCTTAGAAGAGTCTAGAGAGGCTTTAAGCTTCTTCATATCTAAAAGTGATGTGATTCTTGTAGGTGAAGATGAACTTCTAAAACTATTTGATACCCAGTATCTCAATGAAGCAATTCAAAAGTTATTTGATCGAGGTCCAAAAATAGTTGTTGTTAAGAGAGGTAAGAGAGGATCCATGATGGTAACAAGATCCGGAGATGTTGTAGAAGCCTCAGCGTTCACAGTTAAAGAGGTAGATCCAACAGGAGCTGGGGATGTATACAACGCAGCTTTTATATATGGGTATCTAAAAGGATGGGGTTATAGAGATATCCTCATATTTGCAAATGCTGCAGGAGCTGTGAAAGTAATGAAGGTAGGTCCCATGGAGGGCCCAGAATCCATCGACGAAATCTCGAAGATAATCAGAGAATTTAAGGTTTAA
- a CDS encoding NUDIX hydrolase yields the protein MTKNCGRLYPKYAIAAVGCVLVKNNSILLIKRGYAPRPGVWAVPGGAIEAGETIDEAAKRELEEETGIVAEPLGIIGVFNAITRDELGKVQYHYVIIDVLFDSNTIKGNLRAGGDAIDVAWIPLEEVIKRDDVTKTTKKLVEKILNKDLNYVPF from the coding sequence TTGACCAAAAATTGTGGTAGGTTATATCCTAAATATGCTATTGCAGCTGTTGGCTGTGTCCTTGTTAAAAACAATAGTATTTTGCTTATTAAACGAGGCTATGCTCCAAGACCTGGTGTATGGGCTGTTCCTGGAGGTGCAATAGAAGCTGGTGAAACTATTGATGAAGCAGCCAAGCGGGAACTTGAAGAAGAAACAGGCATTGTTGCTGAGCCCCTTGGAATTATAGGAGTTTTCAATGCTATAACTCGTGATGAGCTTGGAAAGGTTCAGTATCACTACGTAATCATAGATGTTCTATTCGATTCAAACACTATTAAAGGCAATCTCAGGGCAGGTGGAGACGCTATTGATGTTGCTTGGATACCTCTTGAAGAAGTTATTAAAAGAGATGATGTAACAAAAACAACGAAAAAACTTGTTGAGAAAATCCTTAACAAAGACTTAAACTATGTACCTTTTTAA
- a CDS encoding carbohydrate kinase family protein, with protein sequence MSIEAVCVGEILVDIIPVEEGSYRDGMVFEIHFGGAPANVAIGIARLGHRSAFIGAVGDDQFGYMLKNFLENEGVDIRWLVTKSARTSLAFVVRKSGGERDFFFYRDPWVKTADTMLTVNDIDVDSVVKTRIIHVSGVATAYPPLSETVYAIMSRAFEKGLQVSIDPNYRQDIWGYGDKALEVMDKYFRVSTIITMGFEELDNMFMTRDYKYVAEKIMRKYKNVEVVAIRLGAMGAYVKTRKEEVYKQAIKIKPVDTTGAGDAWTAAFITFYILEGKDLETSVMYSNIVAGLKCLKRGAVTAIPKRQEFEQYLNTVSAH encoded by the coding sequence ATGTCTATTGAGGCTGTATGCGTAGGAGAAATACTGGTTGATATAATACCTGTTGAAGAAGGTAGTTACAGAGATGGAATGGTTTTTGAAATACATTTCGGTGGAGCTCCTGCAAATGTTGCTATTGGTATTGCAAGACTTGGGCATAGATCCGCCTTTATAGGAGCTGTAGGGGATGATCAGTTTGGGTATATGCTTAAAAACTTTCTCGAAAATGAAGGTGTTGATATTAGGTGGCTTGTAACAAAATCTGCTAGAACGTCACTTGCTTTTGTTGTTAGAAAAAGTGGTGGTGAAAGAGATTTCTTTTTCTATAGAGATCCCTGGGTAAAAACAGCTGATACAATGTTAACTGTGAATGATATTGATGTAGATAGTGTTGTAAAAACTAGGATTATTCATGTATCTGGCGTAGCAACAGCATATCCACCTCTCTCAGAAACTGTATATGCTATAATGAGTAGAGCTTTTGAAAAAGGTCTTCAAGTTTCTATAGACCCTAATTACAGACAGGATATTTGGGGGTATGGAGACAAGGCATTGGAGGTTATGGATAAATATTTTAGGGTTTCCACAATAATTACCATGGGTTTTGAAGAGCTAGACAACATGTTTATGACTAGAGACTACAAATATGTTGCTGAAAAGATTATGAGGAAATATAAAAATGTTGAGGTTGTGGCTATAAGACTTGGAGCTATGGGGGCATATGTAAAAACACGAAAAGAAGAGGTATATAAACAAGCAATAAAAATAAAGCCTGTTGATACTACAGGAGCTGGAGATGCTTGGACAGCAGCATTTATAACATTTTACATACTTGAAGGTAAAGACCTTGAAACCTCTGTAATGTATTCAAATATCGTAGCAGGTTTAAAATGCCTTAAAAGAGGAGCTGTAACGGCTATTCCAAAGAGACAAGAATTTGAACAATACTTAAATACTGTATCTGCTCATTAA
- a CDS encoding sugar phosphate isomerase/epimerase family protein, protein MRIALQLYSLRSYLEKNFEEVIRWVADIGFEGVEFAGFYGKDPNWLREFLSKAGLEVAGAHIPLNAFSDREFEKTIAFNKSLGNKYLIIPGAPKEMIKTRGDWISFSKTLNNLANKLKIHGMKIGYHNHRSEFELVEGERPWDIIFSNTVSDVIMQLDIGHALAAKLSEEEIITVIKKYRGRAVTIHVKDYSKKKAIEFQSVEKGYEVVLGEGDTKWLDIIKALKDYGNTEWLIIEQETYPYQPPIESIKKSYIFLRNLIATL, encoded by the coding sequence ATGCGAATTGCACTTCAGCTGTATTCACTAAGATCTTATCTTGAGAAAAACTTTGAGGAAGTAATTAGGTGGGTGGCTGATATAGGTTTTGAAGGTGTTGAGTTTGCAGGTTTCTATGGCAAGGACCCTAATTGGCTTAGAGAATTCTTAAGCAAAGCTGGTCTTGAAGTAGCAGGGGCACATATTCCATTGAATGCTTTTAGTGATAGAGAATTTGAGAAAACCATAGCATTTAACAAGAGTCTTGGAAATAAATATCTTATAATACCTGGGGCACCCAAGGAAATGATAAAAACACGAGGTGATTGGATAAGTTTCTCAAAGACCTTGAATAATCTAGCTAATAAGCTTAAGATACATGGCATGAAAATAGGTTATCACAATCATAGATCAGAATTTGAGTTGGTTGAAGGTGAAAGACCTTGGGATATTATTTTCAGTAATACTGTTAGTGATGTTATTATGCAGCTTGATATTGGACATGCGCTAGCAGCGAAATTATCTGAGGAGGAGATAATAACTGTTATCAAAAAATATAGGGGTAGAGCTGTGACTATTCATGTAAAAGATTATTCAAAGAAAAAAGCTATTGAATTTCAAAGTGTTGAAAAAGGCTATGAAGTTGTTCTTGGAGAAGGTGATACAAAGTGGTTAGATATTATAAAAGCATTGAAAGACTATGGAAATACTGAGTGGCTAATAATAGAGCAAGAAACATATCCTTATCAACCACCAATAGAATCCATTAAAAAATCTTATATATTCCTACGTAATCTTATTGCAACATTGTAA
- a CDS encoding Gfo/Idh/MocA family protein, protein MSKLRIAFIGLGGIAKNAHLPALKGLGYKVDFCVDIDTGRVKEFTENVGCKGYADYREMLKNENPDVVLVATPHAFHAQIAVDALENGSHVYIEKPMALTVEEATKIVDVAHRKNRFIVVGHNGRFSYKNYTAAKIIHKGVVGKIYYARGFILRQRGIPPAPTFLKKELARGGAVYDIASHALDMLLYFIGYSKPVSVKGFTYRAFGERVDEFGGTYPQPPIPGLTSDVEDFGSAFISFDNGIAMYVEVSWAGYLKESKVEYVVLGDRGGVHVDNTNLYYISSAGKELFVGSHVGLNIHVDTYAEVWKKLLNAIEKNDEACLCPATTAEQGFINTAILESIYKSSMSGKEVELNIPDKIVEHAKNQLKCLVNE, encoded by the coding sequence ATGTCTAAATTAAGAATAGCTTTTATAGGGCTGGGGGGAATAGCTAAGAATGCTCATTTACCAGCTTTAAAAGGACTTGGATATAAAGTTGATTTTTGTGTTGATATAGACACTGGAAGAGTGAAGGAATTCACTGAAAATGTTGGATGTAAAGGTTATGCAGATTATAGAGAAATGCTCAAGAACGAAAATCCTGATGTTGTACTTGTTGCAACACCTCATGCTTTTCATGCTCAAATAGCTGTTGATGCTTTAGAAAATGGTTCTCACGTATATATTGAAAAACCTATGGCATTAACGGTTGAGGAGGCAACTAAAATAGTTGATGTTGCTCATAGAAAGAATAGATTTATTGTTGTTGGCCACAATGGAAGGTTTAGTTATAAAAACTACACAGCTGCTAAAATCATTCATAAAGGTGTTGTTGGGAAAATTTATTATGCAAGAGGATTTATACTTAGGCAAAGAGGGATACCACCAGCTCCAACATTTCTAAAGAAAGAACTTGCAAGAGGAGGAGCTGTATATGATATAGCTTCACATGCGTTAGATATGCTGCTTTACTTTATAGGTTATTCAAAACCTGTTTCTGTTAAGGGATTTACCTATAGAGCTTTTGGTGAAAGAGTGGATGAGTTTGGAGGAACCTATCCACAGCCACCTATACCAGGCCTAACATCTGATGTGGAAGACTTTGGCTCAGCATTTATATCATTTGACAATGGCATTGCCATGTATGTAGAGGTTAGCTGGGCTGGGTATTTAAAGGAAAGCAAAGTAGAGTATGTGGTTCTTGGTGATAGAGGAGGAGTACATGTAGATAATACTAACCTATACTACATATCATCAGCTGGGAAAGAGCTTTTTGTGGGAAGCCATGTTGGTTTAAACATACATGTTGATACCTATGCTGAGGTTTGGAAAAAATTGTTGAATGCTATTGAGAAAAATGATGAAGCTTGCTTATGTCCTGCAACAACAGCTGAACAAGGCTTTATTAACACTGCAATTCTGGAGTCTATCTACAAATCATCGATGAGTGGTAAGGAGGTTGAATTAAATATTCCAGATAAAATAGTTGAGCATGCTAAAAATCAATTGAAGTGTCTAGTAAATGAATAA